In candidate division WOR-3 bacterium, the following are encoded in one genomic region:
- a CDS encoding helical backbone metal receptor has translation MKIFSEFFGKVIEIPDNPERIVSLAPDITDTIFKLKKEDKLVGISFYCRRPYGKLKNFLRVGSYLKVLWEKLDLLKPDLILTTSGAQREVSYEILRRGYSIFVLPVPQSIYGIFDNIKKLSIVLNETERGYKLIERLTKIIEKIREEKIRIKVYYEIYLGGKITIGSSSYINDGLRILGLKNIYSFKKESYFEPDDEETKKFDFDLILYEPHNEKIDKKILEMRLKERFGNKKILILPYDFLAHYGPSFIDEVLLKLKKKLIKTQFHL, from the coding sequence ATGAAAATTTTCTCTGAGTTTTTCGGAAAAGTAATTGAAATTCCTGATAATCCAGAAAGAATAGTATCACTTGCACCTGATATAACCGATACTATATTTAAATTAAAAAAAGAAGATAAACTCGTGGGCATAAGCTTTTACTGCAGAAGACCTTATGGAAAACTTAAGAATTTTTTAAGAGTAGGGTCCTATTTAAAAGTTTTGTGGGAAAAACTGGATTTATTAAAACCTGATTTAATATTAACAACTTCAGGTGCTCAGAGGGAAGTCTCCTATGAAATTCTAAGAAGGGGATACAGTATTTTTGTTTTGCCTGTCCCTCAGTCAATTTATGGAATTTTTGATAATATAAAAAAATTAAGTATTGTTTTGAATGAAACTGAAAGGGGATATAAACTTATTGAAAGATTAACAAAAATAATTGAAAAAATAAGAGAGGAGAAAATAAGGATAAAAGTTTACTATGAAATATACCTTGGAGGGAAAATAACCATAGGTTCTTCAAGTTATATAAATGATGGTTTGAGAATTCTTGGACTAAAGAATATTTATTCTTTTAAAAAGGAAAGTTATTTTGAACCTGATGATGAGGAAACTAAAAAATTTGATTTTGACCTTATATTATATGAACCTCATAATGAAAAAATTGATAAAAAAATTTTAGAAATGAGATTAAAAGAAAGATTTGGTAATAAAAAAATTTTAATATTACCCTATGATTTTTTAGCCCATTATGGACCTTCTTTTATTGATGAGGTCCTTTTAAAATTAAAAAAGAAATTAATTAAAACTCAGTTCCACTTGTAA